Proteins encoded within one genomic window of Paenarthrobacter sp. JL.01a:
- the rpsO gene encoding 30S ribosomal protein S15 has protein sequence MALDAAVKQSIIKEYATSEGDTGSPEVQVAVLTQRIKDLTEHMKEHKHDFHTQRGLLALVGRRKRMLSYLKDTDIARYRSLIERLGLRR, from the coding sequence GTGGCACTTGACGCCGCTGTAAAGCAGTCCATCATCAAGGAATACGCAACCTCTGAAGGCGACACCGGTTCGCCCGAGGTCCAGGTTGCAGTCCTGACCCAGCGGATCAAGGATCTGACTGAGCACATGAAGGAGCACAAGCACGACTTCCACACCCAGCGCGGTCTGCTCGCACTGGTTGGTCGTCGCAAGCGCATGCTTTCCTACTTGAAGGACACCGACATCGCCCGCTACCGTTCGCTCATCGAGCGCCTCGGCCTGCGCCGCTAG
- a CDS encoding polyribonucleotide nucleotidyltransferase: MEGPEIQFSEAIIDNGRFGKRVIRFETGRLAKQAAGASMVYIDDDTALLSATTAGKQPREGFDFFPLTVDVEERMYAAGRIPGSFFRREGRPSTEAILACRLMDRPLRPAFVKGLRNEVQIVVTVLAINPDELYDVVAINASSMSTQLSGLPFSGPIGGVRVALIADEQGSQWVAFPKHSQLENAVFNMVVAGRIAGDDVAIMMVEAEATDNSWSLIKEQGATAPTEEVVSEGLEAAKPFIKALCEAQADLAARAAKPTVEFPVFLDYQDDVYAAVEAAAADKLAAVFQIADKQERDNASDALKDEVLGALAGEFEGREKELSAAFRSVTKHVVRQRILKDQIRIDGRGLTDIRQLTAEVEVLPRVHGSAIFERGETQIMGVTTLNMLKMEQQIDSLSPVTRKRYMHNYNFPPYSTGETGRVGSPKRREIGHGALAERALVPVLPTREEFPYAIRQVSEALGSNGSTSMGSVCASTLSMLNAGVPLKAPVAGIAMGLVSDQVDGQTRYAALTDILGAEDAFGDMDFKVAGTSEFVTAIQLDTKLDGIPASVLAAALKQAREARLHILEVINAAIDTPDELSEFAPRVIAVKIPVDKIGEVIGPKGKMINQIQEDTGADISIEDDGTVYIGATNGPSADAARSAINAIANPQVPEIGERYLGTVVKTTTFGAFVSLTPGKDGLLHISELRKLANGKRVDNVEDVVSVGQKVQVEITKIDDRGKLSLSPVVAEEEGATAEEAPAETAEASAE, translated from the coding sequence ATGGAGGGTCCCGAAATCCAGTTCTCCGAAGCCATCATCGACAACGGCCGGTTCGGCAAGCGCGTCATTCGCTTCGAAACCGGTCGCCTTGCCAAGCAGGCAGCCGGCGCTTCGATGGTCTACATCGACGATGACACCGCGCTTCTTTCCGCAACCACCGCCGGCAAACAGCCGCGCGAAGGCTTCGACTTCTTCCCGCTGACGGTCGACGTCGAAGAGCGCATGTACGCGGCCGGCCGCATCCCGGGCTCGTTCTTCCGCCGCGAAGGCCGCCCGTCCACCGAAGCCATCCTGGCTTGCCGCCTTATGGACCGCCCGCTGCGCCCGGCCTTCGTCAAGGGGCTGCGCAACGAGGTCCAGATCGTCGTCACCGTTCTGGCGATCAACCCCGATGAGCTCTACGACGTCGTCGCCATCAACGCGTCCTCGATGTCCACGCAGCTTTCCGGCCTCCCCTTCTCCGGCCCGATCGGTGGCGTCCGCGTTGCCCTCATCGCCGACGAGCAGGGTTCGCAGTGGGTTGCCTTCCCCAAGCACTCCCAGCTCGAGAACGCCGTGTTCAACATGGTTGTTGCCGGCCGCATCGCCGGTGACGACGTCGCCATCATGATGGTTGAAGCCGAAGCCACGGACAACTCCTGGAGCCTCATCAAGGAACAGGGCGCCACTGCCCCCACCGAAGAGGTTGTTTCCGAGGGTCTTGAGGCTGCAAAGCCGTTCATCAAGGCACTGTGCGAGGCGCAGGCAGACCTGGCAGCCCGCGCTGCCAAGCCCACGGTCGAGTTCCCGGTCTTCCTGGACTACCAGGACGACGTCTACGCTGCTGTTGAAGCTGCTGCCGCCGACAAACTGGCCGCTGTCTTCCAGATCGCTGACAAGCAGGAGCGCGACAACGCTTCCGACGCTCTCAAGGACGAAGTCCTCGGCGCACTCGCCGGAGAGTTCGAGGGCCGCGAAAAGGAGCTGTCCGCAGCGTTCCGCTCGGTCACCAAGCACGTCGTGCGCCAGCGCATCCTCAAGGACCAGATCCGCATCGACGGCCGTGGCCTGACGGACATCCGCCAGCTGACCGCCGAGGTCGAGGTTCTTCCCCGCGTTCACGGCTCGGCCATCTTCGAACGCGGCGAGACCCAGATCATGGGTGTCACCACGCTGAACATGCTCAAGATGGAGCAGCAGATCGACTCGTTGTCGCCGGTAACGCGCAAGCGCTACATGCACAACTACAACTTCCCGCCGTACTCCACCGGCGAGACCGGCCGCGTCGGTTCCCCGAAGCGCCGCGAAATCGGCCACGGTGCCCTCGCAGAGCGTGCACTGGTTCCGGTTCTGCCCACCCGTGAAGAGTTCCCGTACGCCATCCGCCAGGTATCCGAGGCCCTTGGTTCCAACGGTTCGACGTCCATGGGCTCGGTCTGCGCATCCACGCTTTCCATGCTCAACGCAGGTGTGCCGCTGAAGGCTCCCGTCGCCGGTATCGCCATGGGCCTGGTTTCCGACCAGGTTGACGGTCAGACCCGTTACGCTGCCCTGACCGACATCCTCGGCGCCGAAGACGCTTTCGGTGACATGGACTTCAAGGTTGCCGGTACGTCCGAGTTCGTCACGGCCATCCAGCTGGACACCAAGCTGGACGGTATCCCCGCATCCGTGCTGGCAGCAGCACTGAAGCAGGCCCGCGAAGCCCGACTCCACATCCTCGAGGTCATCAACGCCGCGATCGACACCCCGGACGAGCTCTCTGAGTTCGCCCCGCGCGTCATCGCCGTCAAGATCCCCGTGGACAAGATCGGCGAGGTCATCGGCCCCAAGGGCAAGATGATCAACCAGATCCAGGAAGACACCGGCGCGGACATCTCCATCGAAGATGACGGCACCGTCTACATCGGCGCTACCAACGGCCCGTCCGCAGACGCTGCGCGTTCGGCCATCAACGCCATCGCCAACCCGCAGGTACCGGAAATCGGTGAGCGCTACCTGGGTACGGTCGTCAAGACCACCACCTTCGGTGCCTTCGTTTCCCTTACCCCGGGCAAGGACGGCCTGCTGCACATCTCCGAGCTCCGCAAGCTGGCCAACGGCAAGCGCGTGGACAACGTCGAAGATGTCGTCTCCGTGGGCCAGAAGGTCCAGGTCGAGATCACCAAGATCGATGACCGCGGAAAGCTGTCCCTCTCGCCGGTTGTTGCCGAAGAAGAAGGCGCAACCGCAGAGGAAGCTCCGGCCGAAACCGCTGAAGCTTCTGCAGAGTAG